From the Deltaproteobacteria bacterium genome, the window GGGACTGGCAGGAAAAGCAACTTCCCGTTTCATGGAAGCTTACGGTTCTCCCAACCTGATTACCAGCCGGCCGGATCTCTCCAGGGGTTTCATCCCGGCGGTTGAACTCATGCAGGGGGCCGGGGCCGGCATCACCTATGATATCGAAAATGCAAACTACATCCTCTCCTTCAACAGCGGGCTCCTCGAAGATCATTGGTCTCCCGTGCAGATTTACCAGGCCTATGGAAAATTCCGAAGAGAACGAAAGGGGGTTCGCGGCAAACTGGTCCAGGTGGAGCCAAGACTCTCCGTCACCGCGGCCAAGGCCGATCAGTGGATCCCGGTCAAGCCCGGAACGGAAGGGGTTCTGGCCATGGGGATCGCGTCCGTCCTGATCATCGAAAGACGCTACGATGAATCCTTTCTCCGGAACAGGACCTTCGGCTTTGAGGACTGGGCGGATTCGGAAGGAACGATCCATCCGGGATTCAAAACCCTCGTGATCCAGGAATATCCACTGGATCAGGTAGAAAAAACAACGGGGGTTCCCAGGGATACGATCGTCCGGATCGCCCGTGAATTTGCCGATCACGGTCCGGCGCTCGCCATCGGGAACGACGCCTTCGGCGTGGGCAATCCGGGGCTTTATAACCGAATGGCGATCCACGCCCTGAATGCCCTGGCCGGCAACATCCAGAAGGACGGCGGCATCCGTTCCAATGCGAAGCAACCGGATCTCTCCTTGCCTCCACAGACCCCGGACGCCGTCGCCCGGCAGGGGCTTTCAAAACCGAGGATCGACGGCGCCGGTACCGGTCGTGATTCCCTGACCGCCGATCTTCCGGAAAATATCCCGGATCGAATCCTGGAGCATACACCCTACCCCGTTGAGATTCTCCTTCTTCATCACGCAAACGCCCTCTACGACAGCACGGAACCGGACAAACTACAGGCCGCTCTTAAAGAGGTCCCCTTCATCGCGAGCTTCTCTTCCTTCCTGGATGAGACCACCCGATACGCCGATCTGATCCTGCCCGACTCCATCTACCTGGAAAAATGGGATCTGGATGCGACCTACACGCTCAAGGGGAATCCGGTGGTCAACCTGAGCCGCCCCGTCCTTCCACCCGTATTCAACACGCGCGACACCGTCGAAGTTCTTGCGGCTCTCTCCAGGAAGCTGGGTGGGAGTCCCGCCGAGGCCTTTCCCGCCTCCCATCCGGAAGGGATCATTCAGGCCGCCGTCAGGAAGCTGCATCGTACCGGTCAGGGCGAACCTTTCGGAGCCCCCTTGGAAGAACTCTGGACAAAATTACTGGAACAGAGTGGATGGAAGGTCCGGAACAGGGAGACTTTCGACAACTTCTGGTCAAAACTTCGGGAACGGGGCGGCTGGTGGGACCCCGTCTACTATCCCTATGAATGGCGCCGGGTCTTCAGTACGCCCTCCGGCCGTTTTGAATTCTTCAGTCTGACGGTCAAGAAGTATCTCGAAGGCCTCGGGGCCACGGAAAGGGACCTTGCCCTGAATGCAATGCCGCAGACAGCAAACATGAAACGTGCCGATGCCGGCGCGCTACCCCACGGAAATACCGAAAAACCGGGGAGAAACGAAGAACGCTACCCTTTCGAGATCCATCCCTATGTCATCCCGATCCTCAGCCATCTGCATCATACCAATGAACCCTGGCTGCAGGACATTACCGGCTTCCATCTCTATCAGAGCTGGCATACCTGGGTGGAAATCAACCCGAAGGATGCGCACGAACAGGGCATCGGGAACGGGGAGTGGGTCACCGTAGAGTCTTCCCGGGGAAAGATCCGGGCCCGGGCACGCCTCTTTGAAGGAGTAATGCCCCACGTCATCAATCTCCCCGTGGGCCTGGGCCACGAAGCAGGCGGACGGTGGACGGCGGGGATCGGAGAAAATGTCCCCCGGCTCCTGCAAACAAAACGGGAACCGGTAACGGGAAAAACTCGATACGCCCGGTCCCGTGCACGGCTGATCCGTAACCCGACCTGAAAGAACAGTGTAATGGAGGAAGGAGAAGAAGATGCCGAAATGGGGCATGGTCATTGACCTGGACAAATGTACGGCCTGTCAGGCCTGTGTCGTCGCCTGTCAGGCGGAGAATAATATCCCGAATGCAAACCCGGAAACCGCTGCCAAAGGACGCAACATCCACTGGATGGAGATGATCCCCTTTATCGAGGGAGAATTTCCCCACACCAAAATGCGGCTCCTCCCCCTCCCCTGCATGCACTGTGAGAACGCCCCCTGCACCAAGGTCTGCCCGGTCGGAGCCACCCAGATCAGTTCGGAAGGTATTGTAGGACAGATTTACCCCCGGTGCATCGGATGCCGCTACTGCACCACCGCCTGCCCTTATACCGTAAAATCTTTCAACTGGTTCAACCCGACCTGGCCGAAAGGGATGGAGCGGTATCTCAACCCCGATGTCTCGGTTCGTTACGATGGTGTTGTGGAGAAATGTACCTTCTGCTCCCATCGTCTGCAGAAGGCCCGGGATCAGGCCCGATTTGAGGGAAGAGAACTGGGGCCGGATGATTACATTCCCGCCTGTGTACAGACCTGCCCGGCCGAGGCGATGTATTTCGGTGATCTCGACAACCCCAAATCAGTCGTCTCCATTCTTGCAAGAAGTAAACGTTCTTTCCGCCTGATGGAAGACTTGGGGACCCGTCCAAAAGTCATCTATTTAAGCGAAGGAGTCTGAAATGGATCTGGCAAAGGTCTTGGAACAGGATGAAGAGATCCTCCTGAAACCGATTCAGGAATCCCACAGGAACTTTTACATTACGGTTGTGCTCCTCTCCGCCGTCGTGGCCTGGTCCTTGGTCGCCTATTTCCACCAGTTGCGCAACGGCCTGGGCGTCACGGGGTTGAACCGGCCTGTCTACTGGGGGTTCTATATCACGAACTTTGTTTTCTTTATCGGGATCAGCCATGCAGGGACCCTGATCTCCGCCATTCTCCGGATTGCACGGGCGGAGTGGCGCCGTGCGATCACACGTTCCGCCGAGGTAATTACCGTCATGGTCATCTTCTTCGGCGTCGCCAGCATTCTGATGGACCTGGGTCGCCCCGACCGGGTCCTCTACATCATCAAGTTCGGACGTTTTCAATCCCCTCTTCTCTGGGACGTCACCAGTATCACGATCTATCTGACCGGCAGCACCGTTTATCTCTATCTTCCCCTGATCCCCGACATCGCCCTGATGCGGGACAAAGTGAAAAAACGGAAATGGTTTTACTCCGTCCTTGCCCTCGGCTGGAGGGGGACACCCAAGCAGTGGCACCGCCTGGAGAAGGCCATTGCCGTTATGGCTATTCTCGTCATTCCCGTTGCCGTCTCCGTCCATACCGTGGTCTCCTACGTCTTTGGGATGACCGTCCAGCCGATGTGGCATTCCGCGATCTTCGGCCCTTACTTCGTCGTCGGTGCAATCTATTCCGGCATTGCCGCTCTGATTGTCGCCATGGCCTTAATCCGATGGGTCTATCACCTGGAGAACTATCTCAAAGATATTCACTTCCAGAATCTGGGAATTCTCCTTTTCGTCATGACCCTGCTCTGGACTTATTTCACCTTCTGCGAGTATCTGACAACCTTCTATGGAGCCGAACCTGCACACATGCAGGTCTTCTGGTCGAAGTTCACCGGGGAATACCGGCATGAGTTCTGGGGAATGGTTGTTTGCTGTTTCGTGATCCCCGTCATCTTCCTGAGCAACCGGAAGATGCGGACCATGACGGGAATGGTCTTCGCCTCCCTCGCGATTACCGTCGGAATGTGGCTGGAACGGTTCATTATCGTCGTGCCGACCCTGGCCAACCCCCGACTCCCCTACGAACGGGGAATCTACCACCCCAGTTGGGTCGAACTCTCTCTGCTCGCCGGCTGTTTTGCGGCCTTTATTCTCTGCTATGTACTCTTTACCAAGTTCTTTCCCATCGTCTCCGTCTGGGAAATTCAGGAAGGACGCAAGCATGCCGTATCGGAAGTGGCGGCCCGTGTCAGGACCTATCTTCCGGGCAACCCGACCCCGGACAAAACGGATGCCGGCACCCCCGCCATCCCCAAGGTGGAACCCTTGATCGGGGATTCATGAAGCATACGCTGATCAACAAGGAGGTGAGCGTTATGAAACAAAAAGCAACGACTCAAACGCAAAGGAACATTCGATCAAGCTTGTCCTTTCTCCTTCTGTTTCTCTTCTGTGGAGAATTCTTTTTCATCCCCACAGTCGTAAACGCCGTTGAACGGGATGTCTCCTTCGTCTTCCCTGATGATGCCGGCCGCGGCTGGAAACTGTTCCTTTCCAAAAACTGTATTCACTGCCATGCCATCTGGGGACAGGGAGACGGGACCATCGGTCCCGACTTGGGACGGATCCATATCAGCCTCCTCTCGGAGGGGCAGCTCGCCACGAATATCGTGAACCACCTTCCCACCATGTGGGAAAAGATGCAGGAAGAAAGTATCCGTTACGAAAAGATCAATAAAAAGGAAATGGGGAATCTTTTCTCTTTCCTCTACTTTATCCGCTATGTTGATGAACCGGGCGACCCGGTACAGGGAAAAGCGCTGCTCACGGCCAGGAATTGCACTACCTGCCACTCCATCCTCGGGAAAGGCGGATCGATCGGACCGGACCTGACGCGATGGGGAGTCTATATCAACCCGATCGTCTGGGCACAGAAAATGTGGGTTCACGCCCCCCGAATGGAAGAAGAGATGCGAAAGAAGAATCTGCCCTGGCCGATTCTGAATGCCAAAGACATGGTCAACCTTGTCGCCTATATCCAAAGCATCAGCGGCAAGATCCAGGAAGAATATCACCTGGAGCCGGGCGCCCCCGTGGAAGGAAGAAAATTATTCAAGACAAAGGCCTGCATCGAGTGCCACGCCATCGAGGGGAAAGGAAAACATGTGGGACCCGATTTCGGGAAGATCAAATTTCCCCGGACCCTGGCCGGCATGGCGGCCCTCATGTGGAACCATTCTCCGGAGATGATGAAAATGATGAAGATCCGCCGGATCCCCCGGAAGGATATCCGTCCCCAGGAAATGGCCGACATCATTGCCTATCTTTTTGCCGTCCGATATTTTGACCCCCCGGGGAATCCTTCCCGCGGCGAAAAGGTCTTTGAAGAAAAAAACTGCGTCATCTGCCATACCGTCGGCGCCGGTGGACGGGCCGGAACGATCGGTCCCAATTTGGCCCGGTTACCGAAGATCTCGGTGATCAGTCTGACACAGTCCATTTGGAATCACGGTCCGCAGATGATGAAGAAGATGCGGGATTACGGATTTTCCTGGCCGGTACTCCACGGTACGGACATCAACGACATCGTTGCTTATCTGCAGTCGGTACACGTAAGATAGGCCATCCGACCCGATTTCCGTCATCCGGAATTCAAAACGCCCCCAAAAGGGGGCGTTTTCGTTTGCGCACTGTGCGGAGCAAGATCACCTCGCTTGATGACAGACGTTGCATTCCGCACTGACCGTATAGCGGTAAGGAGACCCCCAGGTGACCGATGTCTGGTTCTGATGGCAGGCAACGTTGGTGCAGGTTTTCGTAGCAGGATCGAAGGAAGCGGTACTTAGATCCTGGGGGGTCTTCAGGGTCACCGGATCCGGCGTAAACACCACGTCTTTTGTGCCGTTGACATGCTTGGCCTTGTTGAATATATCGACATTCTCGAAGGTCGTCTCCCCCTGTGCATCCTGGGTCCATGGAGCCTCATCCCGTACCGTATCGTAATGACAGGTCCGACACTGAAGTGGGCCGAATCCCATATTCCAGGCATGAAGGCTGACGTCACCGTTTTGATCACGCCATCCGTGACTGTCACCGGCACCGGCGGAATCGACGGACGCATCATTGATGATCGGGAAACCGTGACAGCCGTTGCAGCCGAACTGATCCACCCCCCATTGCGGGGTGCGGTAACGGCGGGTCTGAACAACGAGACTCTGCCAGGTCGGATCGTAGATCAATGGATAGATGATATTCCCGTCAACAACGGTCGGTTCCGGCACGGCGTCCGTCGTCGTCGTCACGGTTTCGCTGTGACAATAGACATTGCTGCAGGTCCCTTTCGTGTAGGTCAGGGGGATCCGGCCTCCATCATCGACAAAGACCTGAGTCCCCGGCGTGTAGGTCGCAGTCTTCGGGTTCTTCGCCTTGAGAGAGCCCGCCGGTGCATTCGGGCTATAAAGTTCAATCTCCGCCGAACCTCCGCCACTGTTTGCGACACCGTCCATATGTTTCAGGATATCCATGGGGTGGCAGTTCCCGCAGTTCATCAGGTAGACCGATGACTGGGAGATCACATCCTGTGCGATCTTCGTGCTTCCGTAAACCGCCTGGTCCACGCTCCCCCCGAAATGAATCAGGTGGGTCCCCGTCTTCGGCGGAACCTCGTGGCAGGTGCCGCACTGAGGCTTCATTCCCTTGTCATGGGGATGACAGGCCATACAGTTCGCCCCGTCGTTATGCCCGACATAGTTCCCGTTAGAATCGAGGTCACCCGGCGCCTGTCCGTCATTGCGGTGATGATTGGTCCGGGTATGACAGATCTCGCAGATGTTCTCATCATGGGGCGCCCCGTCGGCGAAGGAGTCGGTCCCCGATGAAGCAGTGAGCGTGACCGTTCCCGTGAGGGTTTGGCCCGTCACGGTATTGTCATAGGAAATGTTCCGCCGGAGCAGTTTCCCGTAGGAGGTGCCGAAAGCCCGGTTCTGCTCCTGGGTATGGGGATCGTGACAGGTCACACAATTCTTTGTGCCCATGTCCCAATTACCATACTTCGTCCCCACGACCTTCGAGGAATGGGTCTTGACAACCGGAGCAGAGCCAAAACCGTAGGGGAAAGCGTCGGGATAGGCCGCCTTCATAACGCCATTCAACGGGTCGGTGTCGTCCGGGTCGGAATGGCACCGCTGACACTTGTAACGCTGGTCATTGAAGAAATTGTTCCGGTCGTGGCACTTCCCGCAGAGGAGTGCCGCATTATCGGAACGGATCGTGTCGTCGGGATTCTTCAACGGGGCGATATGAGGTGGATCGTACGGATGACAGGAGATCCCGTTCCGGTCGGGGGTATTGCACCCGACCTTGGCGATGCCGCCCAGAAGATCCGCTCCGTGGCACTTCGTACAATCCTGCGCGTCGGCAAGATAGCTCGGGCCGTGACTCCCCCCCTTGTCGGCAACATTGACCCATCCTTCCGGATGTCCGGTCTTGACCTCGGGTTTGAATCCTCCGTCATGGGTATGGCAATCGGTACAGGGCCGGTCGGCGCCATGTTCAATCGGTTTACCATCGATGTCCAGGTCACCCGGCCCGCTCCCATCGTTGCGATGATGAATCGTCCGGGTATGACAAACCTCGCAGATCGATTTCCCCGACGGGACCGACTCCCCCGTTAACGGTGTATCGGTCAGATCGTTCACCTGGACCTCACCGCCGACGGTTTCGCCGGTCACATTGTTTGTATAGGTGATATCCTCGCGGAGGAGTTTCCCGAAATGCGTTCCCTTTGCCCGGTCCTGTTCCTGGGAATGGGGGTTATGACAGGTCACACAGTCGATGTGCCAGTTGCCATATTCCGTCCCGACATTCTCCGAAGAGTGACTCTCCACGACCGGGGCCGTACCGAACCCGTAAGGAAACGGTTCAGGATAGGCTTCCTTCATGACCCCGTTCAAGGGATCGCTGTGATCAGACGGATCGGAATGGCATCGCTGACACTTGAACCGCTGCTGATTGAAGAAGTCCTTCAGGTCATGGCACTTCCCGCAGAGGAGCCTCGCATTGTCGGAACGGACCGTACCGTCGGAATTGATCAGGGTCTCAAGATGAGGCGGGTCGTTGGGATGGCAGGTAATCCCGTTGCGGCTCGCCGTACTGCAGCTCACCTTGGCAAGCCCCCCCGTCAGTGCATCCCCGTGACATTTCGTGCATTGATCCGGGTCCTTTTCATAATGCTTTCCATGGACCTGCACCCAGTTCGAAGGGTGATCCGCACCTTCGGGACTGAAGACGCTCCCCGAATTCGGGCTACTACAGGCGGACATAAAAAGGAACAAACAGAGGAGAGCGAGTCGCTTCATTTGTGGCATGCCTTACACCTCTCGTTGTTGTTGCGGCCATGACATTTGAGACAGGGCGCCGGGTTAATCCGGCCGTCGATCCGGTGCTGTGTCAGGTAATCCCCCCGATGAGGGAGGAAACGATTCGGTTTATCCTTGAACTTGTCGCTCGGTTTGATTTCTTCCTTGTTGGCATGGCAATCCTCGCAGAAGGATTCCTTGTGACAAAGGTCGCAGATCCGCTTCTGCTGCACGGCGTAGTATTTATGCCGCATGTCCCAATCGGAGGTGTGACTGAAAGAAGCCCGAAAATCCTCATGACATTCGCTGCACATCGGCGGTTGCGTAAACTGTATCGGGTGCTCCCTGAGGATACTGTCCATGGTTGCACAGGCATAAAGTCCTCCCGAAAAGAGGACCATAAAAATGAGCGTCAATTTCAGGGTCGTCCGGTTCATTCCGTCTTCTCCTTTGTTGAATCGTCCGCCCCGGAATCCGCGGAACCGTTGTCCTTTTTCCATGGGAAGGGAAACGTCCATGCCGGCAGATGAATATCCGACAATGCAAGCTTTGGCATTTTCATCTTCGGCATCTTCACCGGGGAGATATCGAAATTATGGATATACTTCACAAAGAGGCGGAGATCCGTGGAATAGGTCGGATTATCCCCATATTCGATATTCGCGGAGACGCGGCTGTTCTCTCCCAAGGCGTATCCACCGACGACCGAGAAAGAGAAAGCGTTGGAGTCACCGTTGATCGAGGCATCATAGTGGACGTTGAAAAGATCGAGGGTGACATCCGCCTTGTCGTATTTCTTGAAAGCGTAGACACGGAATTCATAGTAACGCCGGGCATC encodes:
- a CDS encoding molybdopterin-dependent oxidoreductase encodes the protein MKRRKFIKLLGGSTTFALAYGYGLFPPPKGFGKAEALKIGEEDLSLRPPEEKWVPTVCRQCQGGCGILVRVIGNRAVKIDGNPLHPINRGRLCARGQSGLQFLYDPDRIRGPLIRKGERGEDRWESVSWDKALTTLQKKLKILRNKKRPESLVMLSGIRQGLAGKATSRFMEAYGSPNLITSRPDLSRGFIPAVELMQGAGAGITYDIENANYILSFNSGLLEDHWSPVQIYQAYGKFRRERKGVRGKLVQVEPRLSVTAAKADQWIPVKPGTEGVLAMGIASVLIIERRYDESFLRNRTFGFEDWADSEGTIHPGFKTLVIQEYPLDQVEKTTGVPRDTIVRIAREFADHGPALAIGNDAFGVGNPGLYNRMAIHALNALAGNIQKDGGIRSNAKQPDLSLPPQTPDAVARQGLSKPRIDGAGTGRDSLTADLPENIPDRILEHTPYPVEILLLHHANALYDSTEPDKLQAALKEVPFIASFSSFLDETTRYADLILPDSIYLEKWDLDATYTLKGNPVVNLSRPVLPPVFNTRDTVEVLAALSRKLGGSPAEAFPASHPEGIIQAAVRKLHRTGQGEPFGAPLEELWTKLLEQSGWKVRNRETFDNFWSKLRERGGWWDPVYYPYEWRRVFSTPSGRFEFFSLTVKKYLEGLGATERDLALNAMPQTANMKRADAGALPHGNTEKPGRNEERYPFEIHPYVIPILSHLHHTNEPWLQDITGFHLYQSWHTWVEINPKDAHEQGIGNGEWVTVESSRGKIRARARLFEGVMPHVINLPVGLGHEAGGRWTAGIGENVPRLLQTKREPVTGKTRYARSRARLIRNPT
- a CDS encoding 4Fe-4S dicluster domain-containing protein; amino-acid sequence: MPKWGMVIDLDKCTACQACVVACQAENNIPNANPETAAKGRNIHWMEMIPFIEGEFPHTKMRLLPLPCMHCENAPCTKVCPVGATQISSEGIVGQIYPRCIGCRYCTTACPYTVKSFNWFNPTWPKGMERYLNPDVSVRYDGVVEKCTFCSHRLQKARDQARFEGRELGPDDYIPACVQTCPAEAMYFGDLDNPKSVVSILARSKRSFRLMEDLGTRPKVIYLSEGV
- the nrfD gene encoding polysulfide reductase NrfD, encoding MDLAKVLEQDEEILLKPIQESHRNFYITVVLLSAVVAWSLVAYFHQLRNGLGVTGLNRPVYWGFYITNFVFFIGISHAGTLISAILRIARAEWRRAITRSAEVITVMVIFFGVASILMDLGRPDRVLYIIKFGRFQSPLLWDVTSITIYLTGSTVYLYLPLIPDIALMRDKVKKRKWFYSVLALGWRGTPKQWHRLEKAIAVMAILVIPVAVSVHTVVSYVFGMTVQPMWHSAIFGPYFVVGAIYSGIAALIVAMALIRWVYHLENYLKDIHFQNLGILLFVMTLLWTYFTFCEYLTTFYGAEPAHMQVFWSKFTGEYRHEFWGMVVCCFVIPVIFLSNRKMRTMTGMVFASLAITVGMWLERFIIVVPTLANPRLPYERGIYHPSWVELSLLAGCFAAFILCYVLFTKFFPIVSVWEIQEGRKHAVSEVAARVRTYLPGNPTPDKTDAGTPAIPKVEPLIGDS
- a CDS encoding c-type cytochrome, translating into MSFLLLFLFCGEFFFIPTVVNAVERDVSFVFPDDAGRGWKLFLSKNCIHCHAIWGQGDGTIGPDLGRIHISLLSEGQLATNIVNHLPTMWEKMQEESIRYEKINKKEMGNLFSFLYFIRYVDEPGDPVQGKALLTARNCTTCHSILGKGGSIGPDLTRWGVYINPIVWAQKMWVHAPRMEEEMRKKNLPWPILNAKDMVNLVAYIQSISGKIQEEYHLEPGAPVEGRKLFKTKACIECHAIEGKGKHVGPDFGKIKFPRTLAGMAALMWNHSPEMMKMMKIRRIPRKDIRPQEMADIIAYLFAVRYFDPPGNPSRGEKVFEEKNCVICHTVGAGGRAGTIGPNLARLPKISVISLTQSIWNHGPQMMKKMRDYGFSWPVLHGTDINDIVAYLQSVHVR
- a CDS encoding CxxxxCH/CxxCH domain-containing protein: MKRLALLCLFLFMSACSSPNSGSVFSPEGADHPSNWVQVHGKHYEKDPDQCTKCHGDALTGGLAKVSCSTASRNGITCHPNDPPHLETLINSDGTVRSDNARLLCGKCHDLKDFFNQQRFKCQRCHSDPSDHSDPLNGVMKEAYPEPFPYGFGTAPVVESHSSENVGTEYGNWHIDCVTCHNPHSQEQDRAKGTHFGKLLREDITYTNNVTGETVGGEVQVNDLTDTPLTGESVPSGKSICEVCHTRTIHHRNDGSGPGDLDIDGKPIEHGADRPCTDCHTHDGGFKPEVKTGHPEGWVNVADKGGSHGPSYLADAQDCTKCHGADLLGGIAKVGCNTPDRNGISCHPYDPPHIAPLKNPDDTIRSDNAALLCGKCHDRNNFFNDQRYKCQRCHSDPDDTDPLNGVMKAAYPDAFPYGFGSAPVVKTHSSKVVGTKYGNWDMGTKNCVTCHDPHTQEQNRAFGTSYGKLLRRNISYDNTVTGQTLTGTVTLTASSGTDSFADGAPHDENICEICHTRTNHHRNDGQAPGDLDSNGNYVGHNDGANCMACHPHDKGMKPQCGTCHEVPPKTGTHLIHFGGSVDQAVYGSTKIAQDVISQSSVYLMNCGNCHPMDILKHMDGVANSGGGSAEIELYSPNAPAGSLKAKNPKTATYTPGTQVFVDDGGRIPLTYTKGTCSNVYCHSETVTTTTDAVPEPTVVDGNIIYPLIYDPTWQSLVVQTRRYRTPQWGVDQFGCNGCHGFPIINDASVDSAGAGDSHGWRDQNGDVSLHAWNMGFGPLQCRTCHYDTVRDEAPWTQDAQGETTFENVDIFNKAKHVNGTKDVVFTPDPVTLKTPQDLSTASFDPATKTCTNVACHQNQTSVTWGSPYRYTVSAECNVCHQAR
- a CDS encoding cytochrome C; translation: MNRTTLKLTLIFMVLFSGGLYACATMDSILREHPIQFTQPPMCSECHEDFRASFSHTSDWDMRHKYYAVQQKRICDLCHKESFCEDCHANKEEIKPSDKFKDKPNRFLPHRGDYLTQHRIDGRINPAPCLKCHGRNNNERCKACHK